Proteins found in one Candidatus Dependentiae bacterium genomic segment:
- the rpsF gene encoding 30S ribosomal protein S6, whose amino-acid sequence MPAMVSRYEALLLTVPEITADESRTIEDHIDRIIKGVKGSIISFEKWGKYKLAYPVRKYDYGTYFLVRFESEAAAVEEVKSIFAVKYHELVMRNMIIQLAPKQSLVYQKPPSLEDAPARDVSTFLKENRMDGFMGGAESSEDAFEDDEE is encoded by the coding sequence ATGCCCGCAATGGTATCCCGCTACGAAGCTTTATTGCTTACGGTTCCAGAAATAACCGCTGATGAATCTAGGACGATTGAAGATCATATCGATCGCATCATCAAAGGTGTTAAAGGTTCAATTATTTCCTTTGAAAAATGGGGCAAGTATAAACTTGCATACCCAGTCAGAAAATATGATTATGGTACTTATTTCCTTGTGAGATTTGAATCAGAAGCAGCAGCTGTTGAAGAAGTTAAGTCTATCTTCGCGGTTAAATACCATGAATTGGTAATGCGCAACATGATTATTCAGTTGGCACCAAAACAATCATTGGTATATCAAAAACCACCTTCACTTGAAGATGCTCCTGCGCGTGACGTATCCACATTCTTGAAAGAGAATAGAATGGATGGCTTCATGGGCGGCGCTGAAAGCTCTGAAGATGCTTTTGAAGATGACGAAGAATAA
- the rpsR gene encoding 30S ribosomal protein S18, whose protein sequence is MTKKIKLKISARLVKKRSRRYGFAASRHCRFCGNAEQLGLMDFKNVPFLRGFLTERGKILPARISGNCCLHQRALSQMIKRSRIMALLPYTSAAF, encoded by the coding sequence ATGACAAAAAAAATAAAACTTAAAATAAGTGCCCGTTTAGTAAAAAAACGTTCCCGCCGTTATGGTTTTGCGGCTTCTCGCCACTGCCGTTTCTGTGGTAACGCTGAGCAACTAGGATTAATGGACTTTAAAAACGTTCCATTCCTTAGAGGCTTTCTAACAGAGCGTGGCAAAATTTTACCTGCACGCATTTCTGGCAACTGTTGCTTGCACCAACGTGCATTATCCCAAATGATTAAGCGCTCACGTATTATGGCATTGTTGCCTTATACATCGGCCGCATTTTAA
- a CDS encoding ribonuclease HII, translating to MTNVNKKVHVATKKRLRVNLTKNFYEKLAWTDNHAVCGIDEVGRGCLAGPLVTAAVILPPGKTHRLLKDSKLMTEEERLKASLWIAKNGWVSYGIIHHRTIDKHNIWQATLIGMKKALVNLLATCPLKPASILVDAMPLTLLDTNFHTIPVHHFPFGEKLSTSIAAASIMAKVKRDALMGKLDPLFPGYLLAQHKGYATALHYKAVGDLNYSMIHRLSFLKKTLNPPSIDQENHEEQQRIC from the coding sequence ATGACAAATGTCAACAAGAAAGTTCATGTGGCCACAAAAAAGAGACTAAGGGTCAATTTAACTAAGAATTTCTATGAAAAACTAGCCTGGACAGATAATCATGCCGTCTGTGGCATTGACGAGGTTGGCCGGGGGTGCCTAGCTGGCCCTTTGGTTACCGCAGCCGTCATACTTCCCCCAGGCAAAACGCATCGACTTCTTAAGGACTCCAAGCTCATGACCGAGGAAGAACGACTCAAGGCAAGCCTTTGGATAGCCAAAAATGGCTGGGTAAGCTATGGAATAATCCACCATCGAACCATAGACAAGCACAATATTTGGCAGGCTACCCTGATTGGCATGAAAAAGGCCCTGGTTAACCTGTTGGCTACCTGCCCCTTGAAGCCAGCCTCAATTTTGGTTGATGCCATGCCTTTGACCCTACTGGACACCAATTTTCATACCATCCCAGTCCATCACTTTCCCTTTGGCGAAAAACTTTCGACCTCAATAGCAGCCGCTTCTATTATGGCTAAGGTTAAAAGAGATGCATTAATGGGCAAATTAGACCCCCTGTTTCCGGGCTATCTGCTCGCCCAACATAAAGGTTATGCTACCGCTTTGCACTATAAAGCAGTTGGAGACCTTAATTATTCAATGATCCATCGCCTCAGTTTTCTGAAAAAAACGTTAAACCCTCCTAGTATTGATCAAGAGAACCATGAAGAACAACAACGCATTTGCTGA
- a CDS encoding XRE family transcriptional regulator produces MISTSTQLRVKELLREKGWTTKILAEKTGMSESYLTHIKNGTRRWNEDSLRKLANAFEISPMDLFAQRRQRTDNIDNNVSLPEKSDVELKVQIVPVVGEVPSNPSPYNNQLMQITTGYKDIFVPVLNTTDTSMFALCIDNNTLAPSFIKGDYLIVSPEVWTRSGDVAAVEYGNDTAIKAVMQVTYTEDFIVLESVNHKTPPIALVRGKDHFRIIGRVIQRHQKFA; encoded by the coding sequence ATGATATCTACGTCAACACAATTACGTGTTAAAGAGTTGCTCAGAGAGAAAGGCTGGACCACTAAGATTTTAGCGGAAAAGACCGGTATGTCTGAGAGTTACTTGACCCATATTAAGAACGGAACCAGACGTTGGAACGAAGATTCACTGAGAAAATTAGCTAATGCTTTTGAAATCAGCCCTATGGATCTTTTTGCTCAACGCCGTCAACGCACTGATAACATTGATAACAATGTTAGCTTGCCTGAAAAGTCTGATGTTGAATTAAAGGTACAAATTGTGCCTGTAGTTGGTGAAGTTCCATCGAACCCATCACCATACAACAACCAACTTATGCAAATAACCACTGGTTACAAAGATATCTTTGTTCCTGTTTTAAATACGACTGATACTTCAATGTTTGCTTTGTGTATCGATAACAATACCCTAGCTCCATCGTTTATTAAAGGTGATTACTTGATCGTTTCTCCAGAAGTGTGGACTCGTTCAGGTGATGTTGCTGCCGTAGAATATGGCAATGACACTGCGATTAAAGCGGTTATGCAAGTTACCTACACTGAAGATTTCATTGTGTTAGAGTCTGTGAATCACAAGACTCCACCAATTGCTTTAGTTCGTGGCAAGGATCACTTCCGTATTATTGGTCGCGTTATCCAACGTCATCAAAAGTTTGCGTAA